From one Salmo salar chromosome ssa09, Ssal_v3.1, whole genome shotgun sequence genomic stretch:
- the LOC106611763 gene encoding ubiquitin-like protein 3 translates to MTTARDLDMVNLRLILVSGKTQDFIFSPNDSAMDIAKHVFDNWPLGWEEEQVGSASILRLIFQGRFLHGSVTLGALKLPPGRTTVMHLVARETLPEPNSHGQRNREKITESNCCLLL, encoded by the exons ATGACAACTGCAAGGGATCTCGATATG GTGAATCTGCGTCTTATCCTGGTCAGTGGGAAGACACAAGACTTCATCTTCTCCCCCAACGACTCGGCCATGGACATCGCCAAGCACGTCTTTGATAACTGGCCCTTGG GAtgggaggaggagcaggtggGCAGCGCTAGCATCCTGCGCCTCATCTTCCAGGGACGCTTCCTGCATGGCAGTGTCACACTGGGAG CTTTAAAGCTGCCCCCTGGCCGAACAACTGTCATGCACTTGGTTGCCAGAGAGACCCTGCCAGAACCTAACTCCCATG GTCAGCGTAACCGGGAGAAGATCACAGAGAGCAACTGCTGTCTGCTGTtgtaa